The following proteins come from a genomic window of Montipora foliosa isolate CH-2021 chromosome 2, ASM3666993v2, whole genome shotgun sequence:
- the LOC137993697 gene encoding disintegrin and metalloproteinase domain-containing protein 10-like gives MVVKFSFVVFFLLTVAFRSEAAVGRQLGKFIKHYEPLYYDIDSLHSVHRRAVESSSDANFAFSAFGKFHRLNLRPDREIFTGDAKILSGDGKPFPFDRDAIVRGYVEGATNSDVYGVIDKKDGFHGKILSGTENYYVDPSSWYFDEKQDFPSVIYKDTDLEYNHAYADIKQRIPADMHPERVRRSSKNEGSRVRRQTPEELEKNACTLGLYADNFFTELFGGKTNAILQLVKQVQAAQIIYMNAFNNSDYYFPKGITFRVSTVVVFNKTDPLPSGLPAQVKDSNVGVDTLLDYFSSMNHDTVCEAFLFTNRDFEGGILGLAWIGSSNEGRAGGICDKFSDYGGGRKRSYNTGTVTMTLYGRFTPPRISEITFVHELGHGFGSEHDPSGNSDCVPGGLEGNYIMFDKATSGVRANNDRFSKCSKDQIKKNVDFKRPKYSGCFKKGDEPICGNKIVEENEQCDCGDENTCTEKCCIPAGRDRACKLVLEPGILCSPSQGPCCTEQCRYAGRDRICSKSTDCTKNQTCSGLSFSCNTPEPVRNETLCDQGRRVCYAGQCSVSVCAKYNMESCSCTVNSELCDLCCKQDGVCTPSSKLALFPPELKGLKLVPGTPCDNMNGYCDVFAVCRRVDAHGPLIRLTTKIFTGEGLKETVEKYWWAILLGTIAFAVIVALMVFLCARYTPSSNPHKEAQKPAKTLPGRKRRPPPQHPYYQQGMEMQQRA, from the exons ATGGTCGttaaatttagttttgttgttttctttctattGACCGTTGCCTTTCGATCTGAGGCTGCTGTCGGGAGACAGCTAGGAAAATTTATCAAGCACTACGAGCCACTCTACTACGACATTGACTCTCTTCACAGTGTACACCGCAGAGCCGTTGAAAGTAGTAGCGATGCAAACTTCGCTTTCTCTGCTTTCGGAAAATTTCATCGCCTGAACTTGCGACCTGACAGAGAAATATTTACAGGGGATGCTAAAATCCTATCTGGAGATGGAAAGCCTTTCCCGTTTGATCGAGATGCCATTGTGAGGGGGTATGTTGAGGGCGCTACCAATTCTGATGTCTATGGTGTTATCGACAAGAAAGATGGATTCCACGGGAAAATATTGAGTGGAACAGAAAACTATTACGTCGACCCTTCCTCGTGGTACTTTGATGAAAAGCAGGACTTCCCCTCAGTTATTTACAAAGATACAGACCTTGAATATAATCACGCTTACGCCGACATCAAACAACGAATTCCAGCCGACATGCATCCTGAACGAGTCCGCCGCTCTTCAAAGAACGAGGGAAGCCGCGTCCGAAGGCAAACTCCAGAAGAGCTCGAGAAAAATGCCTGCACGCTTGGTCTTTACGCTGATAATTTTTTCACTGAGTTATTTGGTGGTAAAACAAATGCCATCCTGCAGCTAGTCAAGCAGGTACAAGCAGCACAGATAATATATATGAACGCGTTCAACAACTCGGATTACTATTTTCCCAAAGGTATAACATTTCGCGTTAGCACTGTTGTTGTGTTCAATAAAACCGATCCTTTGCCCAGTGGTCTCCCAGCCCAAGTTAAAGACTCAAACGTCGGCGTTGATACATTATTGGATTATTTTTCAAGCATGAATCATGACACAGTTTGCGAGGCTTTCTTATTTACTAATCGCGATTTTGAAGGAGGAATTTTAGGCCTTGCGTGGATTGGTTCGAGTAATGAAGGGCGAGCAGGAGGAATCTGCGATAAATTTTCCGATTATGGAGGAGGCAGAAAAAGAAGTTACAATACTGGAACTGTCACAATGACTTTGTACGGACGATTTACCCCACCGAGAATTTCCGAAATTACTTTCGTCCACGAGCTTGGACATGGGTTTGGATCTGAG cATGATCCCTCCGGTAATTCTGATTGTGTTCCTGGAGGTCTTGAAGGAAATTACATCATGTTTGACAAAGCAACATCTGGTGTCAGAGCCAACAATGATAGATTCTCAAAGTGTAGCAAAGATCAGATCAAAAAGAATGTTGACTTCAAGCGTCCGAAGTACAGTGGTTGCTTTAAAAAGGGCGATGAACCCATTTGTGGAAACAAGATTGTGGAGGAAAATGAACAGTGTGACTGTGGTGATGAAAATACTTGTACGGAAAAATGTTGCATTCCAGCTGGCAGGGATCGTGCGTGCAAGCTGGTATTGGAGCCTGGTATATTATGTAGCCCAAGCCAAG GTCCTTgttgtacagaacaatgcagatATGCCGGTCGCGACAGAATTTGTTCCAAATCAACAGATTGCACTAAAAACCAAACTTGCAGTGGCTTGTCCTTCAGTTGCAATACCCCTGAACCTGTGCGAAATGAGACATTGTGTGACCAAGGCCGGCGTGTGTGCTATGCTGGGCAATGCTCGGTGTCAGTGTGTGCAAAGTATAACATGGAATCATGTTCCTGTACTGTCAATTCTGAACTTTGTGACTTGTGTTGCAAGCAAGATGGGGTGTGTACTCCCTCAAGCAAGCTGGCATTG ttccCACCAGAACTGAAAGGCCTAAAGCTTGTTCCAGGAACACCTTGTGATAACATGAATGGGTACTGTGATGTGTTTGCAGTGTGCCGTCGGGTCGACGCACATGGTCCCTTAATCCGACTCACGACAAAAATCTTTACTGGTGAAG GCCTCAAGGAAACAGTTGAGAAGTATTGGTGGGCGATATTGCTTGGTACTATTGCCTTTGCTGTGATCGTCGCGCTCATGGTGTTCCTGTGCGCTCGCTACACACCAAGCAGTAATCCGCACAAAGAGGCCCAGAAACCAGCCAAGACACTGCCAGGTCGTAAGAGGAGACCCCCACCGCAACATCCCTACTACCAACAGGGAATGGAAATGCAGCAACGAGCATGA